A stretch of the Ignavibacteriales bacterium genome encodes the following:
- a CDS encoding cyclic nucleotide-binding domain-containing protein, whose amino-acid sequence MSHSSNGSAVWKNLFSGKSIQDGSTESVLSRVPAFTDLSARELRGVAAIVHKREYKAGEPVFYQGDPGLGMYIIREGEVSIRIAEGEEDDKELAVLTDGDFFGELALLDESPRSATAICRTDCSLIGFFRTDLFEMIEQKTDLGLKIVMRLAEILAVRLRKTDKELSKLRSQLDAATQHLQEHYPLASEDHHGKDETKTAGPRSEASEAR is encoded by the coding sequence GTGTCACATTCATCGAATGGAAGTGCCGTCTGGAAGAATCTCTTCTCAGGGAAGAGTATCCAGGACGGAAGTACAGAATCTGTTCTGAGCAGAGTCCCGGCCTTCACCGACCTCTCCGCCCGTGAATTACGGGGAGTCGCTGCGATTGTACACAAACGAGAGTACAAAGCGGGCGAACCGGTGTTTTATCAGGGGGACCCGGGACTGGGCATGTATATCATCCGGGAAGGGGAAGTGTCGATCCGGATCGCTGAGGGGGAAGAGGATGACAAGGAACTTGCGGTTCTCACCGACGGTGACTTCTTCGGCGAACTGGCCCTTCTGGATGAGTCTCCCCGTTCGGCGACAGCGATCTGCAGAACGGATTGTTCGCTCATCGGGTTTTTCCGTACCGATCTCTTCGAGATGATTGAACAGAAGACCGATCTTGGACTCAAGATCGTCATGCGGCTGGCTGAGATTCTCGCTGTCCGGCTTCGAAAGACCGACAAGGAGCTTTCGAAACTCCGGAGCCAGCTCGATGCTGCGACGCAGCATCTTCAAGAACATTATCCGCTTGCATCGGAGGACCACCATGGCAAAGACGAAACGAAAACCGCCGGTCCGAGGAGCGAAGCGTCAGAAGCGCGCTAG
- a CDS encoding TlpA disulfide reductase family protein, giving the protein MKTRMMLGILFVMSLTATFVVAQDQAATMSPAKPKIGDEIVVTYNPSVKSATLKGVKELTAEVMLAKGSGEMPQLNELPMKSESGVWKASFKLSDEKVRVLLLRFTSGEQKDDNGEKSWATMICGANGNALEGAHLAWASMLRSGSFADFKVTKDAEGMKKELAIEKELYPANYSAVFMQWSMMLREAPGDETKAKIKGELNALYDKNSSNEDLLPLAIGMYQQIGMKEKSEEIRKAALAANPKGKVAESARLNEVRAERDAVKRVSMMEKFIAEFPPDAKNKENYNNSLISFRMTAAMSQKKYEEAAKIVESMPIQDGGMYNSLAWPLIEKGEQLELATAWAKKGVEFLKNPDPASKPSYYSAKQWKKQNESSLGMVLDTYGFGLLQLGKAKEAAAVMKEAVDLTKGEQADINQRLVECYVKDGSYDKAMAVGADFIQKGKSNDKLLEAYKTAYVKVKGSDKGFDEAIAQAKQTGKSEMKKDLAKSRVNKPAVDFALKNLEGKVVKLSDLRGKVVVVDFWATWCGPCKASFPYLQQVYNKYKDNPKIVILALNTWENVSGKEREDLVKKFMADNKYTFPVLYDEGFVEKYGVEGIPTKFVIDKKGMIQFKTIGFTGEKMVDEMITQFDMLLDDNFYSSSK; this is encoded by the coding sequence ATGAAGACGAGGATGATGTTGGGAATCTTGTTCGTGATGTCGCTGACGGCAACCTTCGTGGTTGCCCAGGATCAGGCAGCCACGATGAGTCCCGCAAAACCGAAAATCGGCGACGAGATCGTTGTCACCTATAACCCATCGGTCAAGAGCGCGACGCTGAAGGGCGTGAAAGAACTCACCGCAGAGGTGATGCTTGCCAAGGGATCCGGAGAAATGCCCCAGCTGAATGAGCTGCCGATGAAATCCGAAAGCGGCGTCTGGAAGGCTTCGTTCAAGCTGTCTGATGAGAAGGTGCGTGTGCTCCTTCTCCGCTTCACATCCGGAGAGCAGAAGGATGACAACGGAGAGAAATCCTGGGCAACGATGATCTGTGGCGCAAATGGCAATGCGCTGGAAGGTGCGCACCTTGCATGGGCATCCATGCTCCGGTCTGGTTCCTTTGCTGATTTCAAGGTGACCAAAGACGCGGAAGGGATGAAGAAGGAACTCGCGATTGAGAAAGAGCTGTACCCCGCGAATTATTCCGCCGTTTTCATGCAATGGTCGATGATGTTACGGGAAGCTCCAGGAGACGAAACCAAGGCGAAAATCAAGGGTGAACTGAATGCGCTGTATGACAAGAACAGTTCGAACGAGGATCTCCTACCTCTGGCCATCGGCATGTATCAGCAAATAGGGATGAAGGAAAAATCAGAGGAGATCAGAAAGGCAGCTCTTGCCGCAAACCCGAAAGGAAAGGTGGCTGAGAGTGCGCGGCTGAACGAAGTACGTGCTGAGAGAGACGCGGTCAAGCGGGTGTCAATGATGGAGAAATTCATTGCGGAATTCCCTCCGGATGCGAAGAACAAAGAGAACTACAACAACTCTCTCATCTCTTTTCGCATGACTGCTGCCATGTCTCAGAAGAAATACGAAGAAGCAGCCAAAATCGTAGAATCGATGCCAATACAAGATGGCGGCATGTACAACAGTCTCGCATGGCCTCTCATCGAGAAGGGTGAGCAGCTCGAGCTCGCCACCGCCTGGGCGAAGAAGGGCGTGGAGTTTCTGAAAAACCCCGATCCGGCGTCCAAACCATCGTACTACAGCGCAAAGCAATGGAAAAAGCAGAATGAGTCGTCGCTTGGCATGGTCCTGGACACCTACGGTTTTGGACTGCTGCAGCTTGGGAAGGCCAAGGAGGCAGCGGCAGTGATGAAAGAGGCGGTCGACTTGACAAAAGGCGAGCAGGCCGATATCAATCAGCGATTGGTCGAATGCTACGTGAAAGACGGAAGCTACGACAAGGCGATGGCGGTCGGTGCTGACTTCATTCAAAAAGGAAAGTCAAACGACAAGCTGCTTGAAGCCTATAAGACCGCATATGTCAAGGTGAAGGGTTCGGACAAGGGCTTTGACGAAGCGATTGCGCAGGCAAAGCAAACCGGTAAAAGCGAAATGAAGAAAGATCTTGCCAAAAGCCGCGTGAACAAACCGGCGGTCGATTTTGCCCTCAAGAACCTCGAGGGAAAAGTCGTGAAGCTCTCAGATCTCAGGGGCAAAGTGGTTGTGGTGGATTTCTGGGCGACGTGGTGCGGACCATGCAAAGCGTCCTTCCCGTATCTGCAGCAAGTCTACAACAAGTACAAAGACAATCCGAAGATCGTGATCCTTGCGCTCAATACGTGGGAAAATGTCTCGGGGAAGGAGCGGGAGGACCTTGTGAAGAAGTTCATGGCTGATAACAAATATACGTTCCCCGTTCTCTATGACGAAGGCTTTGTCGAGAAATACGGCGTCGAGGGCATCCCGACTAAATTCGTCATCGACAAGAAGGGCATGATCCAGTTCAAGACAATCGGATTCACTGGTGAGAAGATGGTGGATGAAATGATCACGCAGTTCGACATGCTGCTGGATGACAATTTCTACTCATCATCGAAATAG
- a CDS encoding universal stress protein, with the protein MAKTKRKPPVRGAKRQKRASARRDSPIELGRILVPIDFSEHSKKALQYAIPFAEQFKASIDLLYVVEPTVYPADFSFGQVGFPSVEDELRHRGGEELEGLIQREIGTRVPARSVVRTGKAFNEIDQYAKEESVDMIIIATHGHSGMEHVLFGSTAEKVVRYAPCPVLVVRIDEKEFVRM; encoded by the coding sequence ATGGCAAAGACGAAACGAAAACCGCCGGTCCGAGGAGCGAAGCGTCAGAAGCGCGCTAGCGCGCGCCGAGACTCCCCGATCGAATTGGGACGAATTCTCGTCCCCATAGACTTCTCTGAGCATTCCAAGAAAGCACTGCAGTACGCCATTCCCTTCGCGGAACAATTCAAGGCATCCATCGATCTTCTCTACGTCGTGGAGCCGACTGTCTACCCCGCTGATTTCAGCTTCGGCCAGGTGGGATTCCCGTCCGTCGAAGATGAACTGCGCCATCGAGGCGGCGAAGAGTTGGAGGGGTTGATCCAGAGGGAGATAGGCACGCGGGTGCCGGCCCGGAGTGTGGTACGCACGGGCAAAGCGTTCAACGAAATCGACCAGTACGCCAAAGAAGAATCGGTGGATATGATTATCATCGCCACGCACGGGCATTCAGGCATGGAGCACGTTCTGTTCGGGAGCACCGCCGAAAAAGTGGTGCGGTACGCCCCCTGCCCGGTATTGGTCGTGAGAATCGATGAAAAAGAGTTCGTGCGAATGTAA
- a CDS encoding branched-chain amino acid transaminase — MPIQKVDKIWMNGSLVNWDDAKVHVLTHAMHYGSSWFEGIRCYNTKRGSAIFRHHDHVRRLYDSCRMYRTEIPYTLDQFIAAVKDTIRVNKMKSCYIRPLAYRGYGEVGVFPLACPVDVMIAVWDWGAYLGSDAIEHGIDVCVSSWNRPAPNTIPTMAKSGGNYLNSQLIKMEAVLDGYSEGIALDTAGYISEGSGENIFIVRDNVIYTPPLISAILPGITRMSVLKLADDAGFRVVEGLIPREMLFVADEMFFTGTAAEITPIRSVDKIKVGNGKPGPITKALQDAFFDVVHNANDPHNWLDFVYE; from the coding sequence ATGCCGATACAAAAAGTCGACAAGATATGGATGAATGGATCGCTGGTGAACTGGGACGATGCGAAAGTCCACGTGCTGACGCATGCCATGCACTATGGATCGAGCTGGTTTGAGGGTATTCGCTGTTACAACACCAAGCGTGGTTCAGCGATCTTCAGGCATCATGACCACGTGCGAAGATTGTATGATTCTTGCCGCATGTACCGTACGGAAATCCCGTACACGCTGGACCAGTTTATCGCTGCCGTGAAAGACACGATCCGCGTCAATAAGATGAAATCATGCTATATCCGCCCGCTTGCCTACCGGGGCTACGGTGAAGTCGGCGTGTTTCCTCTGGCTTGTCCGGTCGATGTGATGATCGCAGTGTGGGATTGGGGAGCCTATCTTGGATCCGACGCCATCGAGCACGGCATCGACGTCTGCGTTTCTTCGTGGAACCGCCCGGCTCCCAACACCATCCCCACAATGGCGAAATCCGGCGGCAACTATCTTAACTCCCAGCTCATCAAGATGGAAGCAGTCCTCGATGGATACAGCGAAGGGATCGCTCTGGACACGGCCGGCTACATCAGCGAGGGGAGCGGAGAGAACATCTTCATCGTCCGGGACAACGTGATTTACACTCCGCCGTTGATTTCCGCCATTCTTCCCGGCATCACGCGCATGTCGGTCCTGAAACTGGCCGACGACGCGGGTTTCCGAGTGGTGGAAGGACTGATTCCCCGCGAGATGCTTTTCGTTGCCGACGAGATGTTCTTCACAGGCACGGCGGCGGAAATCACCCCCATCCGCTCGGTCGACAAGATCAAAGTGGGAAACGGCAAACCGGGTCCGATTACGAAGGCCCTGCAGGATGCGTTCTTTGATGTCGTGCATAACGCCAACGATCCCCATAACTGGCTCGATTTCGTTTACGAGTGA